A DNA window from Hypomesus transpacificus isolate Combined female chromosome 24, fHypTra1, whole genome shotgun sequence contains the following coding sequences:
- the mapkapk5 gene encoding MAP kinase-activated protein kinase 5 yields the protein MSEDNNADKFIKETSILEEYNINWTQKLGAGISGPVRVCIKKSSQERLALKILIDRPKARNEVRLHVMCASHPNIVQITEVYANSVQFPHESSPRARLLIVMEMMEGGELFHRISQHRHFTEKMASQVTKQIGQALEHCHSLNIAHRDLKPENLLFKDNSLDAPVKLCDFGFAKIDQGDLMTPQFTPYYVAPQVLEAQRRHQKEKSGIIPTSPTPYTYNKSCDLWSLGVIIYVMLCGYPPFYSRHHSRTIPKDMRKKIMTASFDFPEDEWSQISEMAKDIVRKLLKVKPEERLTIEGVLAHPWLNCTEALDNVLPSSQMMMDKAVVAGIQQAHAEQLANMRIQDHNVSLKPLNSVNNPILRKRKMLGTKQSDGFFIHDPENGGEDCNVALEKLRDVIAQCILPQAGENEDEKLNEVMHDAWRFNRDCKLLRDGLQGLSWDGRAFSDKVDRLKLAEIVKQAIEEKTNLEEPH from the exons ATGTCCGAAGATAACAACGCCGACAAATTCATAAAG GAAACGTCTATTTTGGAGGAGTATAACATCAACTGGACCCAGAAGCTGGGAGCTGGGATTAGTGGGCCTGTCAG AGTATGTATAAAGAAATCATCTCAAGAACGACTGGCCTTGAAGATCCTCATCGATCGCCCCAAGGCCAGGAACGAG gtgCGTCTCCACGTCATGTGTGCTTCACACCCCAACATCGTCCAGATCACAGAGGTGTATGCCAACAGTGTCCAGTTCCCCCACGAGTCCAGCCCAAG aGCCAGGTTGCTGATCGTCAtggagatgatggagggaggggagttgTTCCACAGGATCAGTCAGCACAGACACTTCACAGAGAAGATGGCCAGCCAGGTCAccaaacag atcGGACAGGCCCTGGAACACTGCCACTCTCTGAACATCGCCCATCGGGACCTAAAGCCGGAGAACCTGCTGTTCAAGGACAACTCTCTG GATGCACCAGTCAAACTGTGTGACTTTGGCTTTGCCAAGATCGACCAGGGAGACCTGATGACGCCTCAGTTCACTCCGTACTACGTGGcgcctcag GTGCTGGAGGCTCAGCGGCGACACCAGAAGGAGAAGTCTGGGATCATCCCCACCTCACCTACCCCCTACACCTACAACAAG AGCTGTGACCTGTGGTCTCTGGGTGTGATCATCTACGTGATGCTGTGTGGCTACCCGCCCTTCTACTCCAGGCACCACAGCAGGACCATCCCCAAGGACATGAGGAAGAAGATCATGACGGCCAGCTTCGACTTTCCCGAGGACGAGTGGAGCCAGATCTCTGAGATGGCCAAGGACATCGTACGCAA gctgTTGAAGGTGAAGCCAGAAGAGAGGCTGACCATTGAGGGGGTCCTGGCCCACCCCTGGCTCAACTGCACCGAGGCCCTGGACAACGTGCTGCCCTCCTCCCAGATGATGATGGACAAG GCGGTGGTAGCAGGCATCCAGCAGGCCCATGCAGAGCAGCTGGCCAACATGAGGATCCAGGACCATAACGTGAGCCTCAAACCCCTCAACTCGGTCAACAACCCCATCCTGCGCAAGAGGAAGATGCTGGG caccaAGCAGAGTGATGGTTTTTTCATCCATGACCCGGAGAACGGAGGTGAAGACTGCAACGTGGCCCTGGAGAAACTACGAGACGTCATCGCCCAGTGCATACTACCACAAGCtg gagaGAACGAGGACGAGAAGCTGAACGAGGTGATGCACGACGCCTGGCGCTTCAACAGGGACTGTAAGCTGCTGAGAGATGGACTGCAAGGACTCAGCTGGGAcg GCCGAGCCTTCTCTGACAAGGTGGATCGTTTGAAGCTGGCTGAGATTGTGAAGCAGGCCATCGAGGAGAAGACCAACCTGGAAGAGCCGCACTAG